The Capra hircus breed San Clemente unplaced genomic scaffold, ASM170441v1, whole genome shotgun sequence DNA window TGGAAAAAAGACTGATCCAGTTCAGTGGAATAACTGGTAAAATTCAAATATGGTCTATAATAACTAGTACATCAATGTTAATTTCATGATTTTAATCACTGTAATGTGTAAGATACCCACATTAGTAGAAGCTGGTTGAAGGTACATGGGAATTTTGTGCTATTTTGCAAGTTTCCATAAGTGGaaatggtcttatttttgttgtttagtcactaaactgtgtctgactctttcagatcccatggattatagcctaacAGGGtcatttgtccatggaatttcccaggcaagaatattgcagtgggttgccatttccttctccagggatcttcctgacccagggatcaaatccacgtctcctacattgggaggcaggttctttaccactaaactaccagggaagcccaagttaggACCATACCGTCTTGATTATTACAGTTTTGTAGTAAGTTCTGAAACTGAGAAGTCTGAGccctctttgttcttttcttatagattgttttggctatctgGGTCCTTTATAATTCCATATGAACGTTGtgatcagcttgtcaatttctgcaaGAAGGTAGGGTTTTGATAGGCATTCTGTTGAGTCTGCAGATCAATTTTCTGTCATGTGAATAATAGTAAGTTTTGTGATCCAtcaatatataatgtattttcatttatttagtaaGTCTTCCTTCATATCCCTAAAACTTTCCTATGGTTTTATACTTTTTACTTATTAAAACTCTTCCCTCTATGATCAACTGCTTCTGAACTTTAAACTCATTTAACatgggtctgtttctggactcTAATTATACTCCATGACTCATGTCTATTTTGAGTTGACTCATGTCGACTCAAAATGCACTGATGCTGCTCTATTTTACTTATAACAGCTTTGCAGGACCCTTTGACACCAGGTAAGGGAAGTCTTTCTATACTTCCCATATTCTGCTCTTCTCAAAATCTCTTGTCCTCACTCATTCTCCATATGAATATCAAAATTATCTTAAGTTCTGAAAAGAAGAATTCTACAGCAATCTGAATTGGAAATAACTGTTTCAGTTCATTTAATGGAATGGGCTCCATTATAGCACTGAGAGAACCTTTACTTGTTCAacttttatgttatttatgtttCAAGAAagtgttatattttctttatggGTCCTGTGAGGGTTAATTTTATGCATCACTTCTCACCCATACCTGATCAGGTGACATTTGAATGGGACTTTAGACTTGGAATCAATGTTGGAATGGCTTAAGACATCTAGGGATATTGAGATTACTGTATTTTAATAGCACATGAGGATGGACATGAATTGGCAGAATGCTGTagaccaaactgttttccctcaaaATGTATATTCTGAAGCCCTAAGCACCAGTGTGACTCTATTTGGAGACAGGCTCTATAGGGAGGTTAGTGGTTAAATGAGGCCAAAGGGTGGGGCCTTCATTCAATAGGaagtgtccttataaggagaGGAAGAGACATCAGAACACTCTCATTTTGTGTGTACACAGAAGAGGATATGGGATgacgtagacagaggagcctggtgggctacagtcctgtccatggggttgcagaggagTCAGACATCAttcagtgacttaacaacaacaacaatgctagAAGGCGGCTGTGTAGAAGCCAGTAAGAGAAGTCTGATCGAAACCAACCCtgacaacaccttgattttggacttaaaTCTTTCGAActgtgaaaaaaacatataaatttctgctgttcaaGGCACCCAGTGTGTTTTTCTGTTACAGTGCCCTGCAGACTATTTGGGCTTACTAGGTAGCACttgcagtaaagaacccacctgccaaagcaggtgacacaagagatgctgattcagttcctgggctgggaagatcccctggaggcaggcatggcaagctacttcaggattcttgactggagaatcccaaagacagaagagcctggtgggctatatagtctatagggatacaaagagttggacatgactgaagtgacttagcacatatgcacacagacCATTACTAATACAGGGTCTACACATTTGACAAAAAATTTTACTGGATATTTTTTACTATATTATTCAAGGCGGTATCCGGAATACGGGTTCAGAGACCTTACTGCAAGTATCGCTAGTGTTCGTCCGTTCCATTTCTTGAAGTCTGCTCTCATTGCTGTTTATTGCCTCACATCAGTTCATTCTGTAGCTTCTGTCACTTAGCTGATGCATTCAAAGGGATCTGACCCTGGTTTACCTTCATATTGGAGGAGACTTACAAATGCTATCCTTGAGGTCAGAAACATGCATTTATTTTAGAGACCAATCAGAttttcccccaaaattaaaaaaaaagtattaaaaatgtttattatatacTAGACTCAAatcaaattgaaaacaaaaactggAGCTTCAAATCAAAGTTGCAATAgtattaccttttctttttttaaaacttttatgctcatctttcagtgtcgtatctttttgtctgttgaaaagcagagatgttactccgtcgacaaaggtctgtagagccttcccagtggtcacgtatggttgtgagagctagactgtaaagaaggcagagtgcaaaAGCATTGATGccctcaaactgtggtgctggagaatactcctgGGAGTCCTGTGGACaggcaagagatcaaaccagtcaatcttaatggaaatcaaccctgaatactccttggaagggctgatactgaagctccagtattttggtcacctgatgcaaacagctaacTCTTTGGAAAggtccctgaagctgggaaagattgacagcagaaggagaagagggcgtcagaggatgagatagctggatggcatcactggcacaatggatatgaacttgggcaaacttcaggggatggtgagggacagggaggcctggcatgctgccatccatgggtcacaaagagtcggaaacaccaaagtgactcaacaacaacaacatggctaATGAACAAAGTGGtaatttcaggtggacaacaaaggaactcagccatacatacacgtgtatccattctcccccaaactcctctcccatccaggctgccacatatcactgagcagaattccctgtgctatacagtaggtccctgctgGTTATCCACGTTAATTACAGCAGTGTAGCCCTCGCGTTTCCAATCATCCATTCATCTCCTTTTACCAGAGATCATCTCTTCCTAAGGCTCAGGGTTACTGCTGAGGATCTTTCATTCCAACCTGAAGGACTCCCGGCTCAGGAAGGTCGGGTGGCGGAGAATTCTCGCAGCTCTCATCAACTGGGAATGCCTCAATCACTGTTTCATTTTCAAAGGGCAGTTTTGCTAAACACAGGATTCTTGGTTAACGGCTTCTTTCCTTCAACATTTCAAAGACACTGACCCATGTCATCTCACTTCTGAGGCTCCGATGAGAAATCTGCTCTTGACACTCCTGGCAAATATTCTCTCAGCTTCATAAACATTAATAATGTGCTTTACCAGTGTCTCACACAATAGAACATTTTCCTACAGTTTCATCGAGTCAGTTAAATCATCACTTTGCGACCAGAGTTTAAGGAAGAAGAACTGAATATTTCAAGTGTAGACATTATGAGGTCTTTTAACTTATCACTAATTttcaaactagaaatgaaaaagttgCTGAAGCCTCTCACAGATTTTAATTTCTAACAAAGTGCATGCCAGTctctaatatatttaaagaaaactctCTTTGGGACCTTTTTCCTAAGTGTAAAGGGGCCTTGaagctgaaaaggaagaaaaccacTGGGTTTATCCCCAGCCACGATTGGTCCATTTCTTGCTCTGACCTCACAGGGCATCTCTGTGATGAAACTCACAAAAAACCCTTTATAAGACCCCAGCTGGGTGCAGGTTTTTGTCCACAGAGCCCAGGAAGCTGATTTTGGTGACCTGACGGCTGGACCTAGAGTTAGCGAGCTTCTTCCTGTGTTTTTgccattttgttgattttctccttttactcctttttatttttctctttttcctttgtctttttctcattttctttaatttgtctgatcatttttttctttcagttttagtttctcctcctcatttttttctgttttttaccatttttttcccttagttctttttctcatttatcttattatttgttttttagttaGTGTTGCCAGTATTAGTACAGAGAGTATCATTGCTATTGTTAGCATAGTTGGTATAGCTAGTAGTTTCTTAGCATAGATAGTATAGTTAGTGTTAGCACTGTTAGTATCCTTGGTATACTTAGCGTAAGTTGGTATAGTTAAGAGTTTACTGGCATAGTTAGTGTTAGCACTGTTAGAATAGTTGTGAGCATTAGGATAGATTTTAGCACTGTTAGCATCCGCAGTCTTGATAGAACAGTTCGCATTCTTAGTGAGGGCTTAGCGGTAGTGAGTATAGTTAGTGCTACAGTTAGTATAGTTAGGTAATTAGTATAGCTTAGTGGTAGTTAGTATAGTTAGGGATACAGGACCTCATGGCCATCTCCACTAACAAGATTGCTCGTCTAAAGCATTATGAGATCCTTGAAACAATTGGTGAAGGCCACTTCGCCAAAGTGAAGTTGGCCTGGCATGCTCTGACCAAGGGACTGGTAGCCATCAAGGTCATCCAAAAGACAAATCAGAGCCTCTCCAGTGTCAAGGAGCAGTTTCGAGAGGTTGACAGCCTGAGAACAGTAAACCACCCGAATATTGTTAAGCTACTGGAAGTGATCGACACTGAGGAGACTCTGTTTATCGTAATGGAGTACGTCAGCGGGGGAGACTTGAAAACCTACTTGGAGGCCAAAGGCCGCATGACGGAGGGGGAAGCCCgaggcctgttctgccagctgGTCTCGGCTCTGCAGCACTGCCACCAGCGGGGCGTGGTGCACCGGGATTTGAAGCTGGGCAACCTCCTCCTTGACgccaacaacaacataaaaatctCGGACTTCGGCCTTAGCAACCAGTGGCACCCAGGAAATGAGCTCGATACTTTCTGCGGCAGCCCCGCGTTCATGGCCCCAGAACTCTTCCTGGGGATGCCTTACACAGGCCCAGAGGTGGATGTGTGGAGCCTCGGCGTCGTCCTCTACACCATGGTAACTGGATCCCTCCCCTTCGGGGGACAAGACTTCTGGGAGCTGCGGCAGCGTGTGCTTAGCGGGCAGTACCATGTGCCCAAATATTTATCCACCAACATAACAGACTTACTAGAAAGAATGCTAACGCTCAAGCCTATCGACAGAGGCACTTTAGATGACGTTGGGCAGCACGCATGGGTGAACATGGGCCAGGAGGAGCCCCTCCCGCCAGCCTGTGGTGAGCACCCTGGGGTGACAGTGGAGATGATACTGGGCTGGTGCAGGGACCTAATCCAGGGCTTAGACAGAAGCAGCGTCAGTGACATGAACGAACCCAAGATGAGGGTCCGCACCATCAAGGTGAGGCCGGCCGTCTCCTCCGACCTCACCAGCCAAGAACATATGCCTCCCGCCAGCCCTGAGGAGTCCATCCTTATTCCCGCCTGGCTTTGGGAGACCACTGGAGCAGCAGGAGAACCAGGAGTCAAGAGAGAAGACCAGAGAGCCTGCCactcccccaccctgcccagggcCGAGGACCgtcagccccagcccagccccctccaccCGCAACACCCATGGTGAGAGCAGCGCCCGAGCCGCCGATCACGCAGGTGACCGCCACGCCACGTGCgggaccaggctcccctgccgcACCTGCGGCAGGCGTGACAGCAACCACACCTGTGACACCAGCCTCACCAGTGACGCCAGGGGCGCCTGCCACACCATCAGCACCTGCGACAGCTGCGGTACCAGAGGAACCAGCCTCACCCGTGACGCCTGCAGCACCCGGGACACCAGGCACACCTGGGATCACAGCCTCACCCATGACGCCTGCAGCACCCGGGACACCAGCCTCACCTGTCACCCTAGCCTCCCCTGTGACGCCCCAAGCACCCGGGTCACCAGCCTCACCTGTGACGCCCCAAGCACCCGGGACACCAGCCTCACCTGTGTCGCCCCAAGCACCCGGGACCCTACTGGGGCCTGCAACGTACATGACACCCGTGGCAACCGTGATACCTGTCACACCAGTGCCACCAGTGACAGCTGCCTCACCCCTGGCACCAGGGGCACCCACGACACAGGTGGCACTCATGGCACCTGTGACACCCTCAGCACCAGTGGCACCCATGACAACAATGGCAAAGTCGCTGAAGGAACCCACTGCCTCCCGGATGTGCCTGATACAGGAAGCTCCACCCTTGTTGGGCAGCCCGAGAGTACGTCCCCAGTCACTCCCTCTGGcctcaccaagaaaaagaagggGGTGGCTGGGAGAATATGGAAATGTCTCTCCAGATATCTCTGCTGTGGGCTGCCCAGCAAGAGGGCTAATAAAGTGAAGCCGGAAATAGCAAATGGATGACCTGCCAAGCTCCCTGGGACCTGGTCATGTTCCCACCTGGATGATGGGATTCAAATCCAGCACCTCCACCGCCTTCAGGAAAGCCCCCTCTCCAAAACCCTGGCCAGCTCAGAGGATGCTCTGGAGTGGTCTGGGCGACCAGAAGAGGCACCACCCTGGCCTGGCTGCCCTTCCTCCCCTGCTGGCTGAAACTTCAGAGACTGGACTGTACCCTGGGGCATGTCCCCCATCCCCTACACTTGTCTTcatgttggtggtggtggggatagTTATTCCCACTCCTTGGTTCTTCTCTTGGTTCTGTCTTAATAAACTTTATGCTCCAGAAACATGTATTGCACTGCTTTGCGTTCTCTCTGGTTAGAGAAGTATGTAGTCATGTAGTCAGTGAGCAATTGCAAGCCTGAGTTCATGTTAATGCTGTTTGTCTTGTACAGCTTGGAACGTTGTCAAGCCTGGGGCTTGGTTGGCCagcccctctccaggggctcaGCCCTCTCAAGATTCACCTCCCATCTTATCTGTGGTGCTGCCAGTCTTGCACTCACAGCAGGCACTCACTCCCGGTCACTCACagtcagggcagtgtccaggcaggttagaagcaaggtcagaggcctgtttttagctttgtctctgaagcctaagcAAGACTGACTATGTAACGTCCCTAACATGGGGTTAGCAATAAGTGCTTTAAAAAGCTATGCAGGAGATTCTCATGTAGCCAGTGTCTGACAGCCACTACCTTAGAATAATTATTTGCCGGTTTCTGGTGGCTTCTTTTCTTCCAGGCAGTGTTAGGTAGAGCCCAGGGTTTGGAATCGGAGTCCTTGGTGCCATCTTCTGACCTCAGCATGTCATCTGTCACATCTTGGCCAACTGACCAACCCCTAACTCTGCGGTCCTAATTTCTGCACAGGTAAAATGGGATGTTACTTGATATGATTGTTTAAAGGGTACATGAGATGAGACCAGCCAAATGGCAACTCATCTGCCCCACTGCACGCAAGTACTGAACAAAGCCCGCTCGGCCTGAAAGTCTGCATCTCAGCCGCGTGGCCATGGGTCACTCTGGTGTGCACAGTCACCCTATCTTCAATACAAACAGAAAACATTCTCTAACTTCAGTTCAAATCTCCTAATACCCCTAGATACGCCCATTCCAGTCAGGTGTCAGGATGAAGAGTCCAGTTTCTTAACTGATTTACTAGAATTACTGACACATCCCTCCCAGGCCTTTCCTGACTGAGGCTGGAGGAATTTTCCTCTGAAGGATTTCCATCCTCCCCACCTTCAACAGGCTTCCATCAATCTGCTTCTCTCCAATAACCATAAACACCCTCCAACCGTATC harbors:
- the LOC102171530 gene encoding MAP/microtubule affinity-regulating kinase 4-like encodes the protein MAISTNKIARLKHYEILETIGEGHFAKVKLAWHALTKGLVAIKVIQKTNQSLSSVKEQFREVDSLRTVNHPNIVKLLEVIDTEETLFIVMEYVSGGDLKTYLEAKGRMTEGEARGLFCQLVSALQHCHQRGVVHRDLKLGNLLLDANNNIKISDFGLSNQWHPGNELDTFCGSPAFMAPELFLGMPYTGPEVDVWSLGVVLYTMVTGSLPFGGQDFWELRQRVLSGQYHVPKYLSTNITDLLERMLTLKPIDRGTLDDVGQHAWVNMGQEEPLPPACGEHPGVTVEMILGWCRDLIQGLDRSSVSDMNEPKMRVRTIKVRPLEQQENQESREKTREPATPPPCPGPRTVSPSPAPSTRNTHGESSARAADHAGDRHATCGTRLPCRTCGRRDSNHTCDTSLTSDARGACHTISTCDSCGTRGTSLTRDACSTRDTRHTWDHSLTHDACSTRDTSLTCHPSLPCDAPSTRVTSLTCDAPSTRDTSLTCVAPSTRDPTGACNVHDTRGNRDTCHTSATSDSCLTPGTRGTHDTGGTHGTCDTLSTSGTHDNNGKVAEGTHCLPDVPDTGSSTLVGQPESTSPVTPSGLTKKKKGVAGRIWKCLSRYLCCGLPSKRANKVKPEIANG